Part of the Chitinophaga parva genome is shown below.
GGGCAGCAGATCACTTCCTATAACACCATCATTACCGGCCCCCGCCAGGAAGGCGAGCCGGATGGCCCGGACGAAATGTACGTGGTGATCCTCGACAACGGGCGCACCAACATCCTGCAAGACGTGGAAGCCCGCGAGGCCCTGTACTGCATCCGCTGCGGCTCCTGCCTCAATGCCTGCCCGGTATATAAGAACATAGGTGGCCACAGCTACGCCACTACTTATAGCGGCCCCATTGGCTCCGTGATCACACCTCACCTGGCCGGTATGGAGAACTACATGCACCTCAGTTATGCCTCCTCACTATGCGGCAACTGTACAGAAGTGTGCCCTGTGCGCATTAACCTGCACGAGCTGCTACTGCACAACCGCCATAAAGCCGTGGAAGAGAACTTCACCGGTGGCGGTGAAAAGATGGCATGGTATGGCTGGAAGCAGGCCAGCCTGCACCGCAGCCTGATGAACGCAGCCGGCGGGCGCATGAAGAATTTCGTGATCAGCCGCCTGTTTGCCAAGGCCTGGGGCGATGACCGCGCACTGCCCATCTTTGCCCCCAAGTCCTTTAACCAGCTTTGGAAAGAAAGAAGGAAATAATCGTATTTTTAATACACACAACGTTACGATTATGACACTGCTTGCTATTTTGTTGCCCTGGCTTTCTTTCATGCTGAGAGGCCGCATCCTCACCGGCATTCTTTGCCTCATCCTGCAAATCACGTTGATAGGCTGGATCCCGGCCGCTATCTGGGCGGTGATCTCCCTCCAGGAAGCGCGGGAAAACCGCCGCAACCGGCGCCTGGTGCGGGCTATTAAAAATTCAAACATTTAAACTGGTTATCGGGGGAAATACCCGGGAAGGCATAGGACATTGTTCCTGTGCCTTTTTTGCTTTTGGGGCCAATGCCACCGCGTTGTAATGGGCAGGCTGCAAGCTTTTGTAATGAGGTATGATTGTGCTGCGATGGTTACCGCCGTCAGGCAACAACTGCAAATCGCATCATCCCGCGGGCACTATTTCTTTGGCGCCGGCACCTTCACTGCCAGCCTTACCTTGGCAGGGCGGGCGTCTGATGCGGGTTTCCATGCGGGACCTTCTTTCAGCAACTCTATCACCTGCTGATCTACAAAGTCACTGACGCCGTTGAGAATGCGGAAATTTTCGAGCTTGCCGGCGGGGGTTACAGTAAACACAATGCGCATTTTGGTATGGCGGGCGCCAGCCACCTGCAGTGATTTGTTCAGGTAG
Proteins encoded:
- a CDS encoding YqaE/Pmp3 family membrane protein, which gives rise to MTLLAILLPWLSFMLRGRILTGILCLILQITLIGWIPAAIWAVISLQEARENRRNRRLVRAIKNSNI